The Opitutales bacterium ASA1 genome window below encodes:
- a CDS encoding fasciclin domain-containing protein, translating into MKHLMKLLFAGAVAGSLLLASANASHHKKAGSDIVDTAVAAGSFNTLAAALKAAGLVDTLKGDGPFTVFAPTDDAFAKLPAGTVENLLKPENKQKLVDILTYHVVPGKVMAADVKTMAAPTVNGKTLAIKVADGKVMVGKANVMKTDVAASNGVIHVIDQVVLP; encoded by the coding sequence ATGAAGCACTTGATGAAACTCCTCTTCGCCGGCGCAGTCGCCGGCTCCCTCCTCCTCGCCTCCGCGAACGCATCGCACCACAAGAAGGCGGGTAGTGACATCGTGGATACGGCCGTGGCCGCCGGCTCCTTCAACACGCTCGCCGCCGCGTTGAAGGCGGCGGGATTGGTCGATACCCTCAAGGGTGACGGACCCTTCACGGTCTTTGCTCCCACGGACGACGCCTTCGCCAAACTCCCCGCCGGCACGGTGGAGAATCTGCTGAAACCGGAAAACAAACAGAAACTCGTGGACATCCTCACCTACCACGTCGTGCCCGGCAAAGTGATGGCGGCGGACGTGAAGACGATGGCCGCGCCGACGGTCAACGGAAAGACTCTCGCGATCAAGGTCGCGGACGGCAAGGTGATGGTCGGCAAAGCGAACGTGATGAAGACCGACGTCGCCGCTTCCAACGGCGTCATCCACGTCATCGACCAGGTCGTGCTGCCCTGA